The following coding sequences are from one Cenarchaeum symbiosum A window:
- a CDS encoding TPR repeat protein (COG0457), translating into MKEAGESRPARAPPRPKKAGTDLTDSDYQRRKLHKKGVNLMADEKLDDAAEAFEQALRYDPENVDTLIKLGYAKFHLDDYTDALKVYDRILDIDVTNAETWNLKSLIHYEQKNYAKALDCVEKAIDSDPTYGMAWYNKGCYLSLLMQIPEAIESLKRSIEIDVKNARKSVKDRDFANVRAEDGFRRIVEVVVIESVRQGYHTIGAIVWTTFLSKADTEDALLKLLEKGLIVKGEKKEGLQRIPIYDLSPDIASRVGTEKRSLLGLRRKKLPAPVRNLKELGQTIQEIKAAIEDEDVDALIRSFDDLIDPKKFGEHMIGQFLEEHREIRLWKIRLKDHGVGFLQDNKKKMSAVFDNIETAVTKQLRSEIA; encoded by the coding sequence ATGAAGGAAGCAGGCGAGAGCAGGCCCGCAAGGGCCCCTCCCCGCCCAAAGAAGGCAGGGACGGATCTTACCGATTCTGACTATCAGCGGAGAAAGCTCCACAAAAAAGGCGTAAATCTAATGGCCGATGAAAAGCTCGACGATGCCGCCGAGGCATTCGAGCAGGCCCTCCGGTACGACCCGGAGAATGTGGACACCCTGATCAAGCTGGGATACGCCAAGTTCCACCTCGATGACTATACCGACGCGCTAAAAGTCTACGACCGCATTCTCGACATAGACGTCACAAACGCAGAAACCTGGAACCTAAAGTCGCTCATCCATTACGAGCAGAAAAACTATGCCAAGGCCCTTGACTGTGTGGAAAAGGCCATAGATTCAGACCCGACATACGGGATGGCCTGGTACAACAAGGGCTGCTACCTCTCCCTGCTCATGCAGATACCAGAGGCGATAGAATCCCTGAAAAGATCCATCGAGATAGATGTTAAAAACGCCCGCAAGTCGGTAAAGGACAGGGACTTTGCAAACGTCCGGGCAGAAGACGGCTTTAGGAGGATAGTCGAGGTGGTAGTAATAGAATCCGTCAGGCAGGGCTACCACACTATTGGCGCTATAGTCTGGACCACCTTCCTGAGCAAGGCCGACACCGAAGACGCGCTGCTCAAGCTGCTAGAAAAGGGCCTCATAGTAAAGGGCGAAAAGAAGGAAGGCCTGCAGAGGATCCCCATATACGATTTATCTCCGGATATCGCAAGCAGGGTGGGCACAGAAAAGAGGAGCCTGCTTGGCCTGCGCAGAAAGAAGCTGCCCGCGCCTGTAAGGAACCTCAAGGAGTTAGGCCAGACCATCCAGGAGATAAAGGCGGCAATTGAAGACGAGGATGTCGACGCGCTTATACGCAGCTTTGACGACCTGATAGATCCCAAAAAGTTCGGCGAGCACATGATAGGCCAGTTCCTCGAAGAGCACCGGGAGATAAGGCTGTGGAAGATCCGACTCAAGGACCACGGCGTGGGCTTTCTACAGGACAACAAAAAGAAGATGTCCGCAGTCTTTGACAACATAGAGACCGCCGTTACAAAGCAGCTCAGAAGCGAGATAGCCTGA
- a CDS encoding ferredoxin-sulfite/nitrite reductase (COG0155): MESRLKQALPPDPVPRAGWADNEEADNFAKTVKLFRQGWYDADSFRRFRLQNGAYGSRMTGDYAMVRIKVPAGEILPQQLEKIAYLSETYSIGSAHFSTRENVQLHWVVLEDVSEIMRGLAEVGMTSREACGNSVRNVMCSPLSGVCGAEAFDATPYALATASFFLRNPMCQNLPRKFKFNFTCCEEHGMVRMVDVGLVPQTRELKGAVQRGFKVFLGGGLGNRSFVGHQLEEFTPDEDLLYTSMAVLRIFDRLGDRKNLARNRMRYLVNEMGWEKFQNLVLKERAIVRSTQPVITRLEMDDAPPGIRTPMRITDEAPAAVPSGFARWSRTNTMAQKQDGYQTVFITLEAGDITAGQLRSLAAICREYSGEGRARTGFRQNVVIRYVKEEDLPAIYSRLTESGLAKSGALTMSTPVGCSGTTSCNLALTNSHRLAKEIQRKFLEMGLDEDADLADSSIKISGCPNSCGQHGIATIGFYGGGSRAGGNMYPVYQMSVGGRFDGQTVLGTNCMRIPAKRVIPAILRIIELFRDNKQPSDTLKSWIHRLVLGNGDGAVDTLDALKAELAPLTVAPAIEDDPDFYKDYGNEGGYHAKTGKGECAA; this comes from the coding sequence ATGGAATCCAGGCTAAAGCAGGCACTGCCCCCGGACCCCGTGCCCCGGGCGGGCTGGGCCGACAACGAGGAGGCGGACAACTTTGCCAAGACCGTAAAGCTCTTCAGGCAGGGCTGGTACGACGCGGACAGCTTCCGGCGGTTCAGGCTGCAAAACGGCGCCTACGGCAGCAGGATGACTGGCGACTATGCAATGGTCAGGATAAAGGTGCCCGCAGGCGAGATACTCCCCCAGCAGCTCGAAAAGATTGCATACCTGTCCGAGACCTATTCTATAGGCAGCGCGCATTTTTCTACACGCGAGAATGTGCAGCTCCACTGGGTTGTCCTCGAGGACGTATCGGAGATAATGAGGGGCCTTGCAGAAGTGGGCATGACCAGCAGGGAGGCCTGCGGGAACTCTGTCCGGAATGTGATGTGCAGCCCGCTTTCTGGCGTCTGCGGGGCGGAGGCGTTTGACGCAACACCCTACGCGCTGGCTACAGCCTCGTTTTTCCTGCGAAACCCAATGTGCCAGAACCTGCCCCGCAAGTTCAAGTTCAACTTTACATGCTGCGAAGAGCACGGCATGGTCAGGATGGTAGACGTGGGGCTCGTCCCCCAGACGCGCGAGCTCAAGGGGGCGGTCCAGCGCGGCTTCAAGGTCTTTCTAGGGGGAGGGCTGGGAAACAGGTCCTTTGTGGGCCACCAGCTCGAAGAGTTCACCCCGGACGAGGACCTGTTGTATACTTCGATGGCGGTCTTGCGCATATTTGACAGGCTCGGAGACAGAAAGAACCTTGCGCGCAACCGCATGAGATATTTAGTAAACGAGATGGGGTGGGAAAAGTTCCAGAACCTGGTCCTCAAGGAGAGGGCCATAGTCAGGTCCACCCAGCCCGTGATTACCAGGCTGGAGATGGACGATGCGCCGCCCGGCATAAGGACGCCCATGAGGATAACCGACGAGGCGCCCGCTGCCGTCCCCTCCGGCTTTGCCAGGTGGTCTAGAACCAATACAATGGCGCAAAAGCAGGACGGCTACCAGACCGTCTTCATAACGCTGGAAGCTGGCGACATAACGGCGGGCCAGCTCAGGTCGCTTGCGGCCATATGCAGGGAGTATTCCGGGGAGGGCAGGGCGAGGACAGGCTTTAGGCAGAACGTGGTCATCCGGTATGTCAAGGAAGAAGACCTGCCCGCGATATACTCGAGGCTTACAGAGTCCGGCCTTGCAAAGTCGGGCGCCCTTACCATGTCGACACCGGTGGGCTGCTCGGGGACCACATCGTGCAACCTGGCGCTCACCAACTCTCACAGGCTGGCAAAGGAGATACAGAGAAAGTTCCTCGAGATGGGCCTAGATGAGGATGCGGACCTCGCAGATTCTAGCATCAAGATAAGCGGCTGCCCCAACTCGTGCGGCCAGCACGGCATAGCCACCATCGGCTTTTACGGCGGCGGCTCAAGAGCTGGCGGCAACATGTACCCGGTATACCAGATGTCCGTCGGGGGCCGATTTGACGGCCAGACGGTCCTTGGCACAAACTGCATGAGGATACCCGCCAAGCGGGTCATACCCGCCATCCTGAGGATAATCGAGCTGTTCCGGGATAACAAGCAGCCGTCTGATACGCTCAAGTCCTGGATACACAGGCTGGTCCTAGGCAACGGCGACGGCGCAGTGGATACGCTTGACGCCCTAAAGGCGGAGCTTGCGCCCCTGACGGTGGCGCCCGCGATAGAGGATGATCCGGACTTTTACAAAGACTATGGGAATGAAGGCGGCTACCACGCAAAGACCGGAAAGGGCGAGTGCGCGGCCTGA
- a CDS encoding rhodanese-related sulfurtransferase (COG2897): MSRGRRITVDADRLSSEIRDGSIRVVDVRKAADYNKGHLPSAVNLPLSELLLDDSPERMGKLFGSMGIGDEMPVAVYDDTFGALASRVAWALEYIGHGDVSLLDVTYSGWTGIGLDTEQAAPEVRSAKHAVDPRDSILATLEQTEKAVEDGAVLIDNRERLNYLEQHIPGSVNIPYRTLGSPDKIIRPSGELTRLLDNRDIPHGKEAITYCGSVGTLSGLAYYALKSAGMEDVRLYVRSFKEWKALSKPTSKQEEANYWDLSAE; this comes from the coding sequence TTGAGCCGCGGCAGGCGGATAACGGTCGACGCGGACAGGCTGAGCTCGGAGATCCGCGACGGCAGCATCCGGGTTGTGGACGTCAGAAAGGCAGCAGATTACAACAAGGGCCATCTGCCCTCGGCGGTCAACCTGCCACTATCTGAGCTGCTCCTTGACGACAGCCCCGAGCGGATGGGCAAGCTGTTCGGCTCCATGGGAATAGGCGACGAGATGCCAGTGGCAGTATACGATGATACATTCGGGGCGCTCGCATCAAGGGTGGCGTGGGCTCTAGAATACATAGGGCACGGGGACGTCTCGCTGCTAGATGTAACATACTCCGGCTGGACAGGCATCGGGCTGGACACCGAACAGGCGGCGCCGGAGGTAAGATCTGCAAAGCACGCAGTGGATCCGCGCGATTCAATACTGGCTACACTCGAGCAGACAGAAAAGGCCGTCGAGGATGGAGCAGTACTGATAGACAACAGGGAGCGGCTCAACTATCTAGAACAGCACATACCAGGGTCGGTCAACATACCATACAGGACCCTGGGATCGCCGGACAAGATAATCCGGCCTTCTGGCGAGCTTACAAGGCTGCTGGACAACCGGGACATACCCCACGGAAAAGAGGCCATAACGTACTGTGGGAGCGTGGGGACGCTCTCGGGGCTGGCATATTACGCGCTAAAGTCCGCAGGCATGGAGGATGTAAGGCTGTACGTCCGCTCCTTCAAGGAGTGGAAGGCCCTCTCAAAGCCCACATCAAAGCAGGAAGAGGCCAACTACTGGGACCTCTCGGCGGAATAG
- a CDS encoding ferredoxin-sulfite/nitrite reductase (COG0155) gives MTNDYSMIRVKVPAGEILPQQLEKIAYLSETYSIGSAHFSTRENVQLHWVVLEDISEIMRGLAEVGMTSREACGNTVRNVMCAPLAGVCRDEAFDATPYAQATGTFFLRNPMCQNLPRKFKFNFTCCEDHGMVRMVDVGLVPQTREINGVMQRGFMIFLGGGQGNKAFLGHQLEGFTPDEDLLYTALAVLSVFDRLGDRKKMARNRLRYLVSEMGWEKFRNLVLKERALARSNQSVLTQLDTDGTPRGIRTPMRIADEAPAAVPSGFARWSHTNTIPQKQDGYRSVFITLEAGDITAAQLRSVAALCRDYSGECKARTGFHQNVVIRYVKEDDLPAMYSRLLEAGLAKTGALTMATTVGCSGTTSCNLALTNSHRLAKEVQRKLLELGIDEDPDFSNSSIKISGCPNSCGLHWMATLGFYGGGSRAGSSMYPVYQMLVGGRFDGHSSLGIPILRIPAKRVIPAILKVIELFREHKKPSDTLKSWLHRLVSGNGDGTIDTLDALKEELSPLTVAPSIEVDPDFYKDYGNEDNYHTKTGRGECAS, from the coding sequence ATGACAAACGACTATTCAATGATAAGGGTAAAGGTGCCCGCAGGCGAGATACTCCCCCAGCAGCTCGAAAAGATAGCGTACCTGTCCGAGACCTATTCGATAGGCAGCGCGCATTTTTCTACACGTGAGAATGTGCAGCTCCACTGGGTTGTTCTCGAGGACATATCCGAGATAATGAGGGGCCTCGCCGAGGTGGGCATGACCAGCAGGGAGGCCTGCGGGAACACGGTCCGGAATGTGATGTGCGCCCCGCTTGCCGGCGTCTGCAGGGACGAGGCGTTCGACGCGACGCCGTACGCGCAGGCGACCGGCACGTTTTTCCTGCGCAATCCAATGTGCCAGAACCTCCCCCGCAAGTTCAAGTTCAACTTTACATGCTGCGAAGATCACGGCATGGTCAGGATGGTAGACGTGGGCCTTGTCCCCCAGACGCGCGAGATCAACGGGGTCATGCAGCGCGGGTTTATGATATTCCTCGGAGGTGGACAGGGAAACAAGGCATTTTTGGGCCACCAGCTGGAGGGGTTCACGCCCGACGAGGATTTGTTGTACACGGCCCTGGCGGTGCTGAGCGTATTCGACAGGCTCGGCGACAGAAAAAAGATGGCGCGCAACCGCCTGAGATATTTGGTAAGCGAGATGGGGTGGGAAAAGTTCCGGAATTTAGTCCTCAAGGAGAGGGCGCTGGCCCGGTCCAACCAGTCCGTGCTGACCCAGCTGGATACCGATGGAACACCCCGCGGGATAAGGACCCCCATGAGGATAGCCGACGAGGCGCCCGCCGCCGTCCCCTCCGGCTTTGCCCGCTGGTCGCACACCAATACGATACCGCAAAAGCAGGACGGCTACCGCTCGGTATTCATAACGCTCGAAGCTGGCGACATAACGGCGGCCCAGCTCAGGTCGGTTGCGGCACTTTGCAGGGACTATTCCGGCGAGTGCAAGGCGAGGACCGGCTTTCATCAGAACGTGGTCATCCGGTATGTAAAGGAGGACGACCTGCCCGCGATGTACTCGAGGCTTCTCGAGGCGGGGCTCGCAAAGACGGGCGCCCTTACCATGGCCACCACTGTCGGCTGCTCGGGGACCACCTCGTGCAATCTTGCGCTAACCAACTCGCACAGGCTTGCAAAAGAAGTGCAGAGAAAGCTCCTCGAGCTGGGGATAGACGAGGATCCAGATTTCTCAAACTCTAGCATCAAGATAAGCGGATGCCCCAACTCGTGCGGCCTGCACTGGATGGCCACGCTGGGCTTTTACGGGGGCGGCTCAAGGGCTGGCAGCAGCATGTACCCGGTATACCAGATGCTAGTCGGCGGCAGGTTCGACGGACACTCCTCCCTGGGAATACCCATACTTAGGATTCCTGCAAAGCGGGTCATACCGGCGATACTCAAGGTGATAGAGCTGTTCCGGGAGCACAAAAAGCCGTCGGATACGCTAAAGTCATGGCTGCACAGGCTGGTCAGCGGCAACGGCGATGGAACCATAGATACCCTGGACGCGCTCAAAGAAGAGCTGTCCCCGCTTACGGTGGCGCCCTCGATAGAGGTAGACCCGGACTTTTACAAGGACTATGGGAACGAGGATAACTATCACACAAAGACCGGAAGAGGAGAGTGCGCCTCTTGA